From the genome of Seriola aureovittata isolate HTS-2021-v1 ecotype China chromosome 6, ASM2101889v1, whole genome shotgun sequence, one region includes:
- the stil gene encoding SCL-interrupting locus protein homolog, producing the protein MSCPVKLQALPSGVFEEVFTPENVRGRNSLTPLSFPKSRSSLWDSSPAGEKLHLQLCSHRKPRVVLLEKALRLAQRHVRHSNKPRLHCFFLGSVSVDSDEEGLTVTLDRFDPGRDKTGSLGRVPSALLPGDILVPCLFSTHTETTPDAVVQSEAELHHCFKVLHQFVSSRQTLDLSQLLKVRGRVVCSPQSDATLFGLSWAAVYPSVGVDVQPVRAIPVIPTALLRTLTSVSRPLQHTANRQRGFLTMDQTRKLLLLLESDPKASNLPLVGLWLSGVTHIYNPQVLAWCLRFLFSSALQDRVLSESGCFLLVLFASTHRAPQFFQCRALGPGPGPALQLDCDLLTAFQSVTLYQVASVDGQTLQCELGSEDRSRQKEVFREAQRSFSSAPPPAAGVSDQDSGVEDEDLSPRPSPSPHPPAQQTRRVQPSVPELSLLIDSSFTSNHNAWQDPGSAHRPPPPPAADRKSAPPTGISSSAPRPVPPHLHSTPNSNLQQPCSCCSPNIYTCTSIFSSPRHLPALPQANLHPAPPPPLHHHTPPPSTHVSALPPSLHPPPPPPLHHHTPPPSTHVSALPPSLHPPPPPPPLHHHTPPPSTHVSALPPSLHHTPPPCPCSHPPPPLVPQCGDSPSPHPSHPADPGSPPLLPPPSCVNQQGGVAPSDTYQLLLHQDRQLRLLQAQVQMLLEAQVKLQSSSQTPRSMASIAVGTGASLFWGEPVQTLPHQEVQAPPPSSKLPSSNSPSTPPSLKHSSSHDLSVIRPVGGAEDGDITQQVAPCSPSGQHSLSGLHSPVLGESASMYRPAEEQQSFYTNLMTQLTSRLQESDSTHEVDESRRRSLSLVSDRSKASSSASSSSSSSTRRKQQSPGGDPVVSATLRQLQQLGVDVDEDLTESDRTRVRTVESASTLASINPAAVVSRLSVSDPTVSALFTGGSVDLSLEANAIALRYLSDSQLSRLSLGGHAPRPEPASAGDSLLSPSNMSLATRKYMRRYGLIEEEDGEEEQEQGEVGGQEACTRQPLTEALNVKLLPQSQLIRDLRPKMQVLTGNTKPSAAAKENCSSRRPSLVRASSRQTEGSVGNILDLSRLRQLPKLF; encoded by the exons ATGAGCTGCCCGGTGAAACTCCAGGCTCTGCCGTCCGGTGTGTTTGAAGAGGTGTTCACCCCGGAGAATGTGAGAGGACG AAACTCTCTCACTCCACTGAGTTTCCCCAAATCCAGATCATCCCTGTGGGACAGCAGCCCCGCTGGAGAGaagctccacctccagctctgctcacacag gaagCCTCGGGTGGTGCTCTTAGAGAAAGCTCTGCGTCTGGCTCAGCGCCATGTCCGTCACAGCAACAAGCCCCGCCTCCACTGTTTCTTCCTGGGATCAGTGTCGGTGGACTCAG ATGAGGAGGGGCTCACTGTCACTCTGGACCGGTTCGATCCAGGTCGGGACAAGACTGGATCCTTGGGTAGAgttccctctgctctgctgcccgGAGACATCCTGGTTCCCTGTTTGTTCTCCACTCACACTGAGACAACACCTGACGCTGTTGTCCAATCAGAGGCTGAGCTCCATCACTGCTTCAAG gtgCTGCATCAGTTTGTGAGCAGCAGGCAGACTCTGGATCTGTCTCAGctgttaaaggtcagaggtcgtgtGGTCTGCTCTCCGCAGTCTGACGCCACCTTGTTCGGTCTCAGCTGGGCGGCCGTCTATCCGTCTGTCGGCGTGGACGTCCAGCCGGTCCGAGCCATTCCCGTCATCCCCACCGCTCTGCTGAGGACTCTGACCAGCGTCAGCCGGCCGCTGCAGCACACCGCCAACCGACAGAGAGG gtttCTGACCATGGATCAGACCAGGaaactgctcctgctgctggagTCTGATCCTAAAGCCTCCAACCTGCCGCTGGTCGGACT ATGGCTGAGTGGAGTCACACACATCTACAACCCTCAGGTGTTGGCCTGGTGTCTGAGGTTCCTGTTTAGCTCCGCCCTCCAGGACAG AGTTCTGTCAGAGAGTGGGTgcttcctcctcgtcctcttcgCCTCCACTCACCGAGCTCCTCAGTTCTTCCAGTGCCGAGCACTGGGACCGGGACCGGGACCAGCACTACAGCTGGACTGTGACCTGCTGACCGCCTTCCAGTCCGTCACACTCTACCAG GTGGCGTCGGTGGACGGTCAGACTCTGCAGTGTGAGCTGGGCTCAGAAGATCGCAGCAGACAGAAGGAGGTCTTCAGAGAGGCCCAGAGATCCTTCAGCAG CGCCCCCCCACCAGCTGCCGGTGTCAGTGATCAGGACTCTGGAGTCGAAGATGAAGACCTATCTCCACGACCGTCCCCGAGTCCTCACCCCCCAGCTCAGCAG ACTCGGAGAGTCCAGCCGTCTGTTCCTGAACTCTCTCTGCTGATTGACAGCAGCTTTACCTCCAATCACAACGCTTGGCAGGACCCTGGCTCCGCCCACagacctcctccacctcctgctgctgacaggaagTCTGCTCCTCCAACAGGAATCTCTTCCTCAGCTCCCAGACCCgttcctcctcacctccacagCACCCCCAACTCCAACCTGCAGCAGccgtgctcctgctgctccccCAACATCTACACCTGcacctccatcttctcctcccctcGACACCTCCCTGCTCTTCCACAGGCTAACCTtcaccctgctcctcctcctcctttacaccaccacactcctcctccctccactcatgtctctgctcttcctccttcccttcaccctcctcctcctcctcctttacaccaccacactcctcctccctccactcatgtctctgctcttcctccttcccttcaccctcctcctcctcctcctcctttacaccaccacactcctcctccctccactcatgtctctgctcttcctccttcccttcaccacactcctcctccctgcccctgcagccaccctcctcctccgctTGTCCCACAGTGTGGTGACTCCCCCTCTCCCCACCCCTCCCATCCAGCAGACCCTGGCTCCCCCCCCTtgctcccccctccctcctgtgtGAATCAGCAGGGCGGAGTTGCACCATCTGACACCtaccagctcctcctccatcagGACCGACAGCTCCGCCTCCTGCAGGCTCAG GTTCAGATGCTGCTGGAGGCTCAGGTGAAGCTTCAGTCCTCCAGTCAGACCCCCAGGAGCATGGCCAGCATCGCTGTggggacag GTGCCAGTCTTTTCTGGGGGGAACCTGTCCAGACCCTCCCTCATCAGGAAGTACAAGCCCCTCCCCCCTCATCCAAACTTCCCTCTTCCAACTCCCCCagcacccccccctccctcaaaCACTCCTCCTCACATGACTTGTCTGTCATCAGGCCTGTGGGCGGGGCTGAGGATGGTGACATCACACAACAGGTGGCTCCCTGCTCCCCTTCTGGTCAGCACAG CCTCAGTGGTCTACACAGTCCAGTTCTGGGAGAGAGTGCGAGCATGTACAGAccagcagaggagcagcagagctTCTACACCAACCTCATG ACTCAGCTGACCAGTCGTCTTCAGGAGTCAGACAGCACACACGAAGTGGATGAGtccaggaggaggagtctgtcTTTGGTTTCTGACCGCTCCAAGGCCtcttcctccgcctcctcctcatcctcctcctccaccaggaggaagcagcagagTCCAGGAGGAGACCCTGTGGTCAGCGCCACTCTGAGGCAGCTACAGCAGCTCGGAGTCGACGTAGACGAAGATCTGACAGAGTCTGACAGAACCCGGGTCAGGACTGTGGAGAGCGCCAG CACTCTGGCGAGCATCAACCCGGCTGCCGTCGTGTCCAGACTGAGCGTGTCTGATCCGACCGTCAGCGCTCTGTTCACAGGAGGCAGTGTGGATCTGAGCCTGGAGGCCAACGCCATCGCCCTGCGTTACCTGAGCGACTCTCAGCTCAGCAGGTTGTCTCTGGGAGGCCATGCCCCCCGCCCCGAGCCCGCCTCCGCCGGTGACTCCCTgctgtcgcctagcaacatgTCTCTGGCCACCAGGAAGTATATGAGGAGGTATGGCCTGATCGAGGAGGAGGATGGCgaggaggaacaggagcagGGGGAGGTCGGAGGTCAGGAGGCTTGTACTCGTCAGCCGCTGACAGAAGCTCTGAACGTGAAGCTCCTCCCACAGAGTCAGCTGATCAGAGACCTGCGGCCAAAGATGCAGGTGTTAACGGGAAACACCAAACCGAGCGCCGCTGCCAAGGAGAACTGTTCCAGCAGGCGGCCATCTTTAGTGAGGGCAAGCAGCCGCCAGACGGAGGGGTCAGTGGGAAACATCCTGGACCTGAGCCGCCTGAGACAGCTGCCCAAACTCTTCTGA